The Lycium ferocissimum isolate CSIRO_LF1 chromosome 10, AGI_CSIRO_Lferr_CH_V1, whole genome shotgun sequence genome window below encodes:
- the LOC132032392 gene encoding uncharacterized protein LOC132032392 isoform X2: MEVELEPRVKPLPFKVKGMSRESPSQKASHLLDPDLRNHWSTGTNTKEWILLELDEPCLLSHIRIYNKSVLEWEISAGLRYKPETFPKVRPRCEAPRRDMMYPMNYTPCRYVRISCLRGSPIAIFFVQLIGITVTGLEPEFQPIVNYLLPQIISSKQDDNDMHLQLLQDITNRLGVFLPQLEADLNSFSEAAEHATRFLAMLAGPLYPILQIVKERETARSLGSISESEASRNSQSVIALTVSSNFEPRRSRNMASLIFPTSCYLAFRPDAIFILLRKAYKDSNLGNICRVASWILSKFLEPTKAPEASLSSSEITTSVPDEGSHSEPCTPASFADYSDLFGDEFQIPEYQWDSKFTNILDIGLIEEGILHVLYACVSKPLLCSKLADHASDFWLALPLVQALLPALRPSINSSDPIDDDLSQWKQPFVQKALSQIVGTSSSSVYRPLLRACGGYLSSFSPSNGRAACVLIDLCSGVLAPWIPQVIAKIDLALELLKDLLPIIQGARHSFARARAALKYIVLALSGVMDDILVKYKDAKHQVLFLVEMLEPYLDPAITPVQSIIAFGNVPSVFLEKQEKNCAIALNVIRTAVHKHAVLPSLEAEWRRGSVAPSVLLSVLEPHMQLPPDIDLRQSPTAELLGSQLVNVSPLSSVFHNGGVSSRSGIHDDSDAKVDSDMTGKADIPEEVNLLFAPPELNRISLVSGSLEKKCTALSSDVKKEINQIVEKATNNQFDNGSLSAIDYTVEYSNLHADYFQLVSYRDCQMKASEFRRLAVDLHSQCEITPEGHDAAIDALLLAAECYVNPFFMMSSRDTSPIMNKLSTKKPCKNHEASVLQKLFEEDNDFKIVADLERKRDKFVLEIMLEAAELDRKYQQNSDGECPTPYIEGNDEKLELSQQDIKSADAITLLRQNQALLCDFLIHRLQKEEHPTHEILLQILLFVLHSGTRLNCPPEIIVDTIIKSAEHLNRQLRSFYYQLKEGTVQLNEWKLHAVRRRWILLQRLIIASSGCDEGSELSISYRSGFRFANLVPASAWLQKIPAFSSSTAPLARFLGWMAISRNAEQYQKEKLFLVSDLPQLTYLLSIFSDELAVVGYLEQKDDKKIEESGSNSSSRKGGESCSPQIGDQSFSVIYPDISQFFPNLQKEFEVFGESILEAVALQLRSFSPAIIPDLLCWFSDFCSWPFVREENQLYCRKSSGFAKGFVAKNAKAIVFYVLEAIVAEHMEALVPELPTLMQVLVSLCGSSYCDVSFLSSVLQLVKPIISYSLGKCSADENVVSDDSCLNLESLCFDELFEIIKDENQSTPREDGLCRAMSIFVLASVFPDLSFQRKVELLQFSISCADFASCEPTTSFHDYLCSYQALIGNCKVLLLETLRGWGVIPYTMPQLSDIDISAPCDDRSEHYSDFLLDVHCCSTEMNEMNMDDNAVVNQKSQLKVVEVGRLLKDLEALISKLNPTIERCFRIHHKLAKSLALVSAESFVYSRCLSLVAEKFPVSEDSEEGILLKAESISNFIDCWKISLEGLAETILVLQENHLWELASVILGSVLSVPRHFSLHSVVRNVCSAVKNFLHGAPSIAWRLHSDQWISLLCERGIHNYHEHEGSLIDLFSFMLCHPEPEQRFIALKHLGKLMSQDGHSGSALLCSSIRDKVASSVSESSVCEPIISALVSGTWDQVALLASSDPSQRLRIHAMALLVNYVPFSERRNLQSFLAAADTVLQSLTKLSQSTCEGPLAQLSIILFASVCLYSPVEDISLIPENIWSSIETFALGGNERFPAGLEKRTCQALCRLRNEGDEAKEMLKEALSSNSQQQMDPDFGHTRETILQVIADLSAVNSYFDFFSKECDRKVVELEEAEIEMELLQKEKVMQELSAEFKDMHQLPFLTDSASQDNRLQQIKEEIKSLEKAKIKEEVIARRQRKLLSRHARQKFLEEAALREAELLQELDRERIAEIEKEIERQRMLELERAKTRELRHSLDLEKEKQTQRELQRELEQVESGVRPSRREFSSSGPRERYRERENGRAGNEGTRTSTGMTQPESATSSSMVTMPTVVLSGARQFSGQLPTILQSRDRSDECGSCYEENFDGSKDSGDTGSIGDADSVSALEGPSMSFGSSQRHGPRGSKARQVVERRERDGRRESKWERKH, translated from the exons ATGGAAGTGGAGTTAGAACCAAGGGTAAAGCCTTTACCTTTTAAAGTAAAGGGTATGTCTAGAGAATCACCTTCACAAAAGGCTTCTCATTTACTTGACCCTGACCTCAGAAATCACTGGTCCACTGGTACTAATACTAAAGAGTGGATTTTGCTCGAACTTGAT GAACCCTGCCTGCTTTCACATATTAGGATATACAATAAGTCTGTGCTGGAATGGGAAATTTCAGCTGGCTTGCGTTACAAG CCAGAGACATTTCCGAAAGTTCGCCCACGCTGTGAAGCCCCTCGGCGGGACATGATGTACCCTATGAACTATACTCCATGCCGTTATGTTCGGATATCTTGCTTGCGAGGGAGCCCTATAGCAATTTTCTTTGTTCAG TTGATTGGTATTACAGTTACTGGTCTTGAACCGGAGTTTCAACCGATTGTCAACTACTTGCTACCCCAAATAATATCAAGCAAGCAGGACGATAATGATATGCATCTTCAG CTGCTTCAAGATATCACAAACCGGCTTGGAGTGTTCCTTCCCCAACTAGAG GCTGATCTTAACAGCTTTTCAGAAGCTGCAGAACATGCTACACGTTTTCTTGCAATGCTTGCTGGTCCCCTTTACCCAATTCTTCAAATTGTAAAGGAAAG GGAAACGGCAAGGTCACTAGGCAGTATTTCAGAATCTGAAGCTTCAAGAAACAGTCAATCTGTAATAGCTTTGACTGTATCATCAAATTTTGAG CCTAGGAGATCACGCAACATGGCATCCTTGATTTTTCCTACATCTTGTTACTTAGCTTTCCGTCCAGATGCAATCTTCATTTTACTAAGGAAAGCTTACAAAGATTCTAACCTGGGAAATATTTGCAGAGTG GCCTCTTGGATTCTGTCGAAGTTTCTGGAGCCTACAAAAGCACCAGAAGCTTCACTTTCTTCTAGTGAAATAACAACCTCAGTGCCTGATGAAGGATCACATTCTGAGCCTTGCACTCCTGCTTCTTTTGCTGATTACTCAGATCTGTTTGGAGATGAATTTCAGATACCAGAATATCAGTGGGACTCCAAGTTCACTAATATCTTAGATATTGGGCTAATCGAAGAAGGGATTTTACATGTGCTGTATGCTTGTGTATCCAAG CCTCTGCTCTGCAGCAAGTTGGCAGATCACGCTTCTGATTTTTGGTTGGCATTGCCCCTAGTTCAAGCATTGCTGCCAG CACTTCGGCCTAGTATCAACAGTAGTGACCCAATTGATGACGATTTATCTCAGTGGAAACAACCTTTTGTACAGAAAGCCCTGTCCCAG ATTGTTGGGACTTCATCTTCATCAGTTTATCGTCCTCTACTTCGTGCTTGTGGAGGTTacctatcatcattttcaccatcaAAT GGGAGGGCTGCATGTGTGCTCATTGATCTTTGCTCTGGTGTCTTAGCTCCATGGATTCCTCAAGTGATAGCAAAG ATTGACTTAGCACTTGAGCTTTTGAAGGATCTTTTACCTATAATCCAG GGTGCTCGCCACTCATTTGCTCGTGCACGTGCAGCCCTTAAATATATTGTCTTAGCTTTATCTGGGGTTATGgatgatattttggtcaaaTATAAG GATGCTAAGCACCAAGTGCTTTTTCTTGTTGAGATGCTAGAACCGTACCTTGATCCTGCAATAACCCCTGTACAGAGCATTATAGCCTTTGGGAACGTTCCTTCAGTTTTCCTTGAAAAGCAAGAGAAAAATTGTGCTATTGCATTAAATGTGATCCGCACAGCTGTACACAAGCATGCTGTCCTTCCCTCTCTGGAAGCTGAGTGGAGGCGTGGATCCGTTGCTCCGAG TGTCCTTCTCTCAGTTTTGGAACCTCACATGCAGCTTCCTCCTGACATCGACCTACGCCAATCTCCCACTGCTGAGCTGCTAGGatcacaattggtaaatgttTCACCTCTTTCTTCTGTCTTCCACAATGGGGGAGTTTCTTCCAGATCTGGTATTCATGATGATTCTGATGCAAAAGTTGATTCTGATATGACTGGAAAAGCGGACATCCCTGAGGAAGTGAACCTTCTTTTTGCTCCCCCAGAGCTCAATAGAATCTCTCTAGTCTCTGGCAGCCTGGAGAAAAAGTGCACAGCCTTAAGTTCTGATGTCAAGAAGGAAATTAATCAGATTGTTGAAAAAGCTACAAACAATCAGTTTGACAATGGCTCGCTATCTGCTATTGATTATACTGTTGAGTATTCTAATCTGCATGCTGACTACTTTCAGCTTGTGAGTTATCGAGATTGTCAGATGAAAGCTTCTGAATTTAGGCGTTTAGCTGTGGACTTGCATTCTCAATGTGAGATCACTCCTGAGGGTCATGATGCTGCTATAGATGCTTTGCTTTTAGCAGCAGAGTGTTATGTTAATCCGTTCTTTATGATGTCTTCCAGGGACACTTCACCTATTATGAACAAACTGAGTACTAAAAAGCCATGTAAAAACCATGAAGCCTCTGTTCTTCAAAAACTTTTTGAGGAGGACAATGACTTCAAAATTGTAGCTGACCTTGAGAGGAAAAGGGACAAATTTGTTCTTGAGATAATGCTTGAAGCAGCCGAGCTTGACAGGAAGTATCAGCAGAACTCGGACGGGGAATGTCCGACTCCCTACATTGAAGGGAACGATGAGAAACTAGAGTTATCTCAGCAAGATATAAAATCAGCAGATGCTATCACCTTGCTTCGTCAAAATCAAGCACTTTTATGCGACTTTTTAATTCATCGTCTGCAAAAGGAGGAGCACCCGACACATGAGATACTATTGCAAATTCTGCTGTTTGTATTGCACTCGGGAACTAGATTAAACTGTCCTCCTGAGATCATTGTTGACACAATAATAAAATCTGCTGAGCACTTAAACAGGCAGCTGAGATCATTTTATTATCAATTAAAAGAAGGAACTGTCCAGTTGAATGAGTGGAAGCTGCATGCAGTTCGACGTCGGTGGATCCTTCTTCAAAGATTAATAATTGCTTCAAGTGGTTGTGATGAAGGGTCCGAGCTTTCAATTAGCTATAGGAGTGGTTTTCGGTTTGCTAATCTAGTTCCTGCTTCAGCTTGGCTGCAGAAAATACCTGCATTCTCATCTTCAACTGCTCCTCTTGCCCGTTTTCTTGGCTGGATGGCAATATCTCGTAATGCTGAACAGTATCAGAAGGAGAAACTCTTCCTTGTCTCAGATCTTCCACAATTGACATATCTTCTGTCTATATTTTCCGATGAGCTTGCTGTAGTAGGTTACCTGGAGCAGAAAGATgacaagaaaattgaagaatctGGTAGCAATTCAAGTTCTAGGAAAGGGGGTGAAAGTTGTAGTCCACAGATTGGAGATCAGTCTTTTTCTGTTATATACCCCGACATAAGTCAGTTCTTCCCCAATTTGCAAAAGGAGTTTGAAGTTTTTGGGGAATCTATATTGGAGGCTGTTGCTTTGCAATTAAGATCTTTTTCTCCTGCTATTATACCCGATTTATTATGTTggttttctgatttttgttCATGGCCGTTTGTTCGAGAAGAGAACCAACTTTATTGTAGAAAATCTAGTGGATTTGCAAAAGGTTTTGTTGCTAAGAATGCAAAAGCAATTGTCTTTTATGTGCTTGAAGCCATCGTAGCTGAGCACATGGAAGCACTGGTACCAGAATTACCGACGTTGATGCAAGTTCTTGTTTCCTTGTGTGGGTCTTCATATTGTGATGTGTCATTTCTCAGTTCGGTGTTGCAATTGGTAAAGCCAATTATCTCATATTCCTTGGGAAAATGTTCTGCCGATGAAAACGTAGTGAGTGATGATTCATGTCTTAATTTAGAATCATTATGCTTTGATGAACTTTTTGAAATTATCAAAGATGAGAACCAGAGCACTCCAAGAGAGGATGGACTATGCAGGGCAATGTCAATTTTTGTTTTGGCATCAGTGTTTCCTGATCTATCCTTTCAACGCAAAGTTGAACTATTGCAATTTTCTATATCCTGTGCTGATTTTGCTTCTTGTGAGCCAACAACGTCATTTCATGATTATCTTTGTTCATATCAGGCTCTAATAGGAAATTGCAAAGTTTTGCTCCTTGAGACATTGAGAGGCTGGGGTGTCATTCCCTACACTATGCCTCAGTTGTCTGACATTGATATTTCTGCACCATGTGATGATAGATCTGAACATTACTCAGATTTTCTTTTGGATGTCCATTGCTGTTCAACTgagatgaatgaaatgaacatggATGATAATGCTGTTGTGAACCAAAAATCTCAGCTCAAAGTTGTGGAAGTTGGAAGACTCCTAAAGGACCTAGAAGCACTCATTTCCAAGCTCAATCCAACTATTGAACGATGCTTTAGGATTCACCATAAATTAGCAAAGAGTCTAGCCCTTGTTTCTGCAGAAAGCTTTGTGTACTCAAGATGCTTAAGTTTGGTTGCTGAGAAATTTCCAGTTTCTGAAGACAGTGAGGAGGGAATTCTTCTCAAGGCAGAATCGATTTCTAATTTCATTGATTGTTGGAAAATCAGTCTTGAAGGACTTGCAGAAACAATTCTAGTGCttcaagaaaaccatttgtgGGAGCTTGCTTCTGTGATCCTTGGTTCTGTACTCTCTGTTCCTCGACACTTTTCTTTGCATAGTGTAGTTCGCAATGTATGCTCTGCAGTTAAAAATTTCTTGCATGGTGCCCCAAGTATTGCTTGGAGGCTTCACAGTGATCAGTGGATCTCTCTGCTATGTGAAAGGGGCATCCATAACTACCATGAACATGAAGGTTCTCTGATTGATCTGTTCTCTTTCATGCTTTGCCATCCGGAGCCTGAACAACGGTTTATTGCACTTAAGCACTTGGGGAAGCTCATGAGCCAAGATGGACATAGTGGGTCTGCTTTATTATGTTCTAGTATTCGCGATAAAGTAGCCTCATCAGTAAGTGAGTCTTCTGTATGTGAGCCGATTATATCTGCTCTCGTTTCTGGTACATGGGATCAGGTAGCTCTGCTGGCTTCATCTGACCCATCACAGCGTTTAAGAATCCATGCAATGGCACTTCTTGTCAACTATGTACCATTCTCTGAAAGACGCAACTTGCAATCATTTCTTGCAGCAGCAGATACAGTTCTACAGTCTTTGACAAAACTATCGCAATCAACCTGTGAAGGACCATTAGCACAACTTTCGATTATACTTTTTGCCAGTGTTTGCCTGTACTCTCCAGTTGAAGATATTTCACTTATTCCTGAAAATATTTGGAGCAGTATTGAAACTTTTGCATTAGGAGGAAATG aaagaTTTCCCGCCGGACTTGAGAAAAGAACTTGCCAAGCTTTATGTAGACTGAGAAATGAAGGGGATGAGGCTAAAGAG ATGTTGAAAGAAGCTCTCTCTTCAAATTCCCAGCAGCAAATGGATCCAGATTTTGGCCATACACGCGAAACAATCCTTCAG GTCATAGCGGATTTGTCTGCTGTCAACTCATACTTTGACTTTTTCTCAAAGGAATGTGACCGGAAGGTTGTG GAATTGGAGGAGGCCGAGATTGAAATGGAACTTCTTCAGAAGGAAAAAGTAATGCAGGAATTATCGGCTGAATTTAAAGATATGCATCAGCTTCCCTTCCTAACTG ATTCGGCAAGTCAAGACAACCGCTTGCAGCAGATCAAAGAGGAAATTAAATCCTT AGAAAAGGCCAAAATCAAAGAGGAGGTTATAGCACGCAGGCAAAGGAAACTACTCAGTAGGCATGCCCGTCAAAAATTCTTGGAAGAGGCAGCTCTTCGAGAAGCTGAACTTCTACAAGAGTTGGATAG AGAGAGGATAGCTGAAATAGAAAAGGAGATCGAGAGACAACGTATGCTGGAGCTTGAACGCGCAAAAACCAGGGAGTTGCGACACAGCCTTGATCTAGAGAAAGAAAAGCAAACACAG AGAGAACTGCAACGAGAACTTGAGCAAGTTGAATCTGGAGTTCGACCATCGAGACGAGAATTTTCATCTAGTGG GCCACGAGAAAGATATCGTGAAAGGGAAAACGGAAGAGCAGGTAATGAAGGGACCAGAACAAGTACGGGGATGACACAGCCCGAAAGTGCAACGAGTTCATCAATGGTAACCATGCCTACCGTGGTTCTATCAGGGGCTAGGCAATTCTCTGGCCAACTTCCAACTATTCTGCAATCACGCGACAGATCAGATGAATGTGGAAGCTGCTATGAAGAAAACTTTGATGGTAGTAAAGACTCGGGGGACACGGGGAGTATTGGGGATGCAGACTCGGTGTCAGCACTTGAGGGACCGTCCATGAGCTTTGGGTCGTCTCAAAGGCATGGTCCCCGGGGGAGTAAGGCCAGGCAAGTTGTGGAACGAAGAGAACGGGATGGCAGACGGGAAAGTAAATGGGAGAGAAAACATTAG